From one Streptomyces sp. Q6 genomic stretch:
- the dnaG gene encoding DNA primase, whose product MAGRINDEDVKAVRDAVPIDAVVSEYLQLRNAGGGNLKGLCPFHDEKSPSFQVSPSKGFFHCFGCQEGGDTITFVMKVDHLTFSEAVERLAGQAGITLRYEEGGYNPQNQRGERIRLVEAHKAAAQFYAEQLESPEAEIGRKFLAERGFDQAAAAHFGVGYSPAGWDHLTRYLRGKGFSDKELTLSGISQEGRRGPIDRFRGRLMWPIRDIGGEVVGFGARRLRDDDNGPKYLNTPETPIYKKSQVLYGIDLAKKDIAKSSRAVVVEGYTDVMACHLAGVTTAIATCGTAFGTDHIKILRRLLMDNGSARVIFTFDGDAAGQKAALRAFEDDQKFAAETYIAIAPDNMDPCDLRLAKGDEAVADLVEPRTPLFEFALRQIVGRYDLETPAGRAAALDEAAPVVARIKNSASQHEVAVQLAGMLGILDTQFVVKRVAQLARWARDRGGKGPAPTRGQAPVEAASGPAFGGPALTLRNPVYATERELLKLALQYPHLVSPAFDAYGIDEFTAAPYAAVRLAVLEAGGAEQGIQDPHEYLVRVRDAAPDDAVRAMVTELAVEAIHRKTVDEAYAGEQLVWVRRRAVDRRIRDVQGTLTRLGSGGDPTQLAAVQNELWVLQQYGQALRERGAEAL is encoded by the coding sequence GGGCGGCGGCAACCTGAAGGGCCTGTGCCCCTTCCACGACGAGAAGTCCCCGTCCTTCCAGGTCAGCCCGAGCAAGGGGTTCTTCCACTGCTTCGGCTGCCAGGAGGGCGGCGACACCATCACGTTCGTGATGAAGGTCGACCACCTCACGTTCTCCGAAGCGGTGGAGCGCCTCGCCGGCCAGGCCGGCATCACGCTCCGCTACGAGGAGGGCGGGTACAACCCGCAGAACCAGCGCGGCGAGCGGATCCGCCTCGTCGAGGCGCACAAGGCGGCCGCCCAGTTCTACGCGGAGCAGCTGGAGTCGCCCGAGGCCGAGATCGGCCGCAAGTTCCTCGCCGAGCGCGGCTTCGACCAGGCCGCCGCCGCCCACTTCGGCGTCGGCTACAGCCCGGCCGGCTGGGACCACCTCACCCGCTATCTGCGCGGCAAGGGCTTCAGCGACAAGGAGCTGACCCTCTCCGGGATCTCCCAGGAGGGCCGCCGCGGCCCCATCGACCGGTTCCGCGGCCGCCTCATGTGGCCGATCCGCGACATCGGCGGCGAGGTCGTCGGCTTCGGCGCCCGCCGTCTGCGCGACGACGACAACGGCCCCAAGTACCTGAACACGCCCGAAACGCCGATCTACAAGAAGTCCCAGGTCCTGTACGGCATCGACCTCGCGAAGAAGGACATCGCCAAGTCCAGCCGAGCGGTCGTCGTCGAGGGCTACACGGACGTCATGGCCTGCCACCTCGCCGGTGTCACCACCGCCATCGCGACCTGCGGCACGGCCTTCGGCACCGACCACATCAAGATCCTGCGCCGCCTCCTGATGGACAACGGCTCGGCCCGGGTGATCTTCACCTTCGACGGCGACGCGGCGGGCCAGAAGGCCGCCCTGCGCGCCTTCGAGGACGACCAGAAGTTCGCCGCCGAGACGTACATCGCGATCGCGCCGGACAACATGGACCCGTGCGACCTGCGCCTCGCCAAGGGCGACGAAGCGGTCGCCGACCTGGTCGAACCCCGCACGCCGCTCTTCGAGTTCGCGCTGCGCCAGATCGTCGGCCGCTACGACCTGGAGACCCCGGCGGGCCGCGCCGCCGCGCTCGACGAGGCGGCGCCCGTCGTCGCCCGTATCAAGAACAGCGCCTCGCAGCACGAGGTCGCCGTCCAGCTCGCCGGCATGCTCGGCATCCTCGACACCCAGTTCGTCGTCAAGCGGGTCGCGCAGCTGGCCCGCTGGGCGCGCGACCGAGGCGGCAAGGGCCCGGCGCCCACGCGCGGCCAGGCCCCGGTGGAGGCCGCCTCGGGCCCCGCGTTCGGCGGCCCCGCGCTCACCCTGCGCAACCCGGTCTACGCGACCGAGCGCGAGCTCCTCAAGCTCGCCCTCCAGTACCCGCACCTGGTCTCCCCGGCCTTCGACGCCTACGGGATCGACGAGTTCACGGCCGCGCCCTACGCCGCCGTACGCCTGGCGGTCCTGGAGGCGGGCGGCGCCGAGCAGGGCATCCAGGACCCGCACGAGTACCTGGTCAGGGTCCGTGACGCGGCACCCGACGACGCGGTGCGGGCCATGGTGACCGAGCTCGCCGTCGAGGCGATCCACCGCAAGACCGTCGACGAGGCGTACGCGGGCGAGCAGCTCGTCTGGGTCCGCCGGCGCGCCGTCGACCGCCGCATCCGCGATGTCCAGGGCACCCTGACCCGCCTCGGCTCCGGCGGCGACCCGACCCAACTGGCAGCCGTGCAGAACGAGTTGTGGGTGCTCCAGCAGTACGGGCAGGCCCTGCGCGAGCGAGGCGCGGAAGCGCTCTAG